Below is a genomic region from Thermithiobacillus tepidarius DSM 3134.
TTCGGGACAACATTGACAAGGAGAAGCGTGCCATGAATCTGATCGATCCCGTTGCCCGATTTTTCGAAAGCATGGGTTGGGAAGCGAACAAGCTGGAAAAAGTCCCTGTGATCACCAGCGGACTGCAGCTGCCCAATGGCGAGGTGGACATCTACATTCATGCCCACGAAGACACCGGCCGGCTGCTGGTCTACGTGCGTCCCAAGGGGCTGGAGGTGCCGCCCGACCAGATGCGCCACGTGGCCGAATACCTGACGCGCGCCAACTATGGCCTGCCTTTGGGCAATTTCGAGATGGACATGCAGGACGGCGAGATCAACTTCAAGAACAGCCTGGAGTTGGTCAATTGCGAACTGAGCCCGGAAATGGTGCGGCCGCTGGTGATCGTCGGCGTGGAAACGGTGAACCATTATCTGCCCGGCCTGCGCCAAGTGATCGAGGGCGAGGCCACCCCCGCCCAGGCCATCGCCGCCATCGAAGTCGGCACGGCGCATTAGCGGAAGCGGGTCTGCCATGGCGCACGACGACCACGAAGCCGACGCCGCGGAATTTTCCGTCAGCCGCAGCCAGCGCAAGCGGGACGCCAGGGCGCGCGAGGCCCTGGGCGAGGCGCTGGCCCAGCTTCCCCCGGCCCGGCGCGCCGGTCTGCCGTTGCCCGAAGACCTGCAAAAAGCCCTGCGCGACCTGGATCGCTTCCCCGAGCGCGGCGCCCACAAGCGTCAGCTCAAGTACGTGGGGCGCCTGATGCGCGAAATGGAGGACCAGCACTTCGACGCCATCGCCCAGGCCCTGGCGCAGCAGCGTCAGGGCGAGCGCCAGGCCACCGCCGCCTTCCACGCCCTGGAGCGCTGGCGCGACCGCCTGCTCGACGAGGGCGCCCCCGCCGTGGAGGCTTGGTGCGACCGCTACCCGCAGACCGACCGGGCCCAGCTGGA
It encodes:
- the yjgA gene encoding ribosome biogenesis factor YjgA; this translates as MAHDDHEADAAEFSVSRSQRKRDARAREALGEALAQLPPARRAGLPLPEDLQKALRDLDRFPERGAHKRQLKYVGRLMREMEDQHFDAIAQALAQQRQGERQATAAFHALERWRDRLLDEGAPAVEAWCDRYPQTDRAQLEALLVRAREADRRTPPDPAPRRQLFRELRGWMAGTPLGETGRE
- a CDS encoding YbjN domain-containing protein; its protein translation is MNLIDPVARFFESMGWEANKLEKVPVITSGLQLPNGEVDIYIHAHEDTGRLLVYVRPKGLEVPPDQMRHVAEYLTRANYGLPLGNFEMDMQDGEINFKNSLELVNCELSPEMVRPLVIVGVETVNHYLPGLRQVIEGEATPAQAIAAIEVGTAH